From the genome of Nicotiana sylvestris chromosome 2, ASM39365v2, whole genome shotgun sequence, one region includes:
- the LOC138884132 gene encoding uncharacterized protein gives MPAKKKYTRRASATIQGATTNAAQEEDTPAQGVASGSVPSASDMDVRGAIQLLTQIVDNQAQRQGTSDVHETGSSRSREFLKMKSPVFIGSKKDEDPQNFIDEFQKIFRVMHATDTEAAELAAYQLKDVANIWYEIWEESRGEDADPATWKEFADAFLEHFLPIEVLEAKASEFERLRQNDMSVNEYYLKFVSLAKYAPEMVRDMRARVRRFVLGLSDDLFADANIAAQNNDMTITKMVAFVQGNKDRLKEEERLRREKEREFSKRAKSAEISTMGDLKQEAITNFSRNQNQDLLHLQLVHRTANSQSQASVGYRVPDYPICNTCGKRHLGLCRLGTNGCFGCGQQGHFLRDCPSAKQNNRGNAAQSTNSAAHHNSQAQQGHGATKSNNAGGGRNRLYALADRQDTEARRDAVTGMLTIFTFDVYVLIDPGSTLSYVTPYIAKKFGIEPEKLCEPIEVSTPVGESVIVRCIYKGCPVKVHHRLTVADLVELEMLDFDVIMGMDWLESCYAKVGCRTKIVSFEFPGELVLEWKGDVVAPRGRFISYLKVRKMISKGYIYHLVRVKDADARIPTLQSVPIVNEFPEVFPEDLPGIPPDREIDFGIDLLPSTKPISIPPYRMTPAELKELKVQLKDLLDKGFIMPSVSPWGAPVLFVRKKDGSLRMCIDYRQLNKVTIKNKYPLPRIDDLFDQLQGAQCYSKIDLRSGYHQLKVKEVDIPKIAFRTRYGHFEFLVMSFGLTNAPAAFMDLMNRVFKPYLDLFVIVFIDDILIYSRSETDRAEHLRVVLQTLQDHKLYAKFSMCEFWLKSVAFLGHVISGEGVKVDSKKIEAVNNWPRPTSISDIRSFLGLAGYYRRFVEGFSSISSPLTRLTQKKVKFQWSDACEKSFEELKKRLTSAQVLTLPEGTEGFVVYCDASGVGLGCVLIQHGKVIAYASRQLKAHEKNYPTHDLELAAVVFALKIWRHYLYGVHVDIFTDHKSLQYIFKQRELNLRQRRWLELLKDYDVDILYHPGKANVVVDALSRRSMGSLAHVEADKRTMIKEVHRLANLGVRLLDSEDGGIVLQNRAESSLVAEVKEKQFSDSYLLQLKEGIHKHKTMAFEQGEMMAPYEALYRRRCRSPIGWFEVGEAELLGPDLVYQAMEKVNLIQRHLKTAQSRQKSYSDVRHRDLEFQVDDWVFLKVSPMKGVMRFGKKEKLSPRYIGPYRILRRIRHVTFELELPQELDDVHLVFHVSMLKKFMGDPSLVVPTEIIGVKDNLSYEEIPVAILDRQIRKLRTKEIASVKVLWRNQKVEEATLEAEGDMKSKYPHLFEEQKENVEGN, from the exons ATGCCTGCAAAAAAAAAGTACACCAGGAGGGCCTCAGCTACTATCCAGGGGGCCACAACTAATGCTGCTCAGGAGGAGGACACTCCAGCCCAAGGCGTTGCATCGGGCTCAGTGCCCAGTGCTTCAGACATGGATGTCAGGGGAGCTATCCAGTTGCTCACCCAGATTGTTGATAATCAGGCTCAAAGGCAGGGAACAAGTGATGTTCATGAGACGGGTAGTTCCAGGTCTAGGGAATTCCTCAAAATGAAATCTCCCGTCTTCATAGGGTCCAAAAAGGATGAGGATCCGCAAAACTTCATTGATGAATTTCAGAAGATATTTCGAGTGATGCATGCTACAGACACTGAGGCAGCAGAGCTTGCTGCATACCAGCTGAAGGATGTTGCCAACATTTGGTATGAAATATGGGAAGAGTCCCGAGGGGAGGATGCGGATCCTGCGACTTGGAAGGAGTTTGCAGATGCGTTCCTTGAGCACTTTCTACCCATTGAGGTCTTGGAAGCTAAGGCTTCGGAGTTTGAGAGACTTAGACAGAATGATATGAGTGTGAATGAGTACTACCTCAAGTTCGTCTCTCTGGCCAAGTATGCTCCGGAAATGGTACGTGATATGAGGGCCAGAGTTAGGCGGTTTGTGTTGGGGCTTTCAGATGATTTGTTTGCTGATGCCAATATAGCTGCTCAGAATAATGACATGACCATCACTAAGATGGTTGCCTTTGTTCAAGGGAACAAAGACAGGTTGAAGGAAGAAGAGCGGCTACGGAGAGAGAAGGAGAGGGAATTCAGCAAGAGAGCTAAGTCTGCAGAAATTTCAACCATGGGGGATCTCAAGCAGGAGGCAATCACCAATTtttcaagaaatcaaaatcaGGACCTGCTCCATCTTCAGCTAGTGCACCG AACAGCAAACTCGCAGTCACAGGCGAGTGTGGGATACAGAGTCCCTGATTACCCTATTTGCAACACGTGTGGTAAGAGGCACCTAGGGTTGTGTCGTTTGGGCACAAATGGTTGCTTTGGGTGCGGTCAGCAGGGCCACTTCTTGAGGGATTGTCCATCGGCAAAGCAGAACAATAGAGGCAATGCAGCTCAGTCCACTAATTCAGCAGCCCATCATAACTCTCAGGCCCAACAAGGGCACGGTGCAACAAAGTCTAATAATGCAGGCGGTGGTCGAAATCGCTTGTATGCACTGGCAGACCGTCAGGATACAGAGGCTCGTAGAGATGCTGTCACAGGTATGCTAACAATATTCACTTTTGATGTCTATGTTCTTATAGATCCGGGATCCACCCTATCTTATGTAACCCCATATATTGCAAAGAaatttgggatagaaccagaAAAGTTGTGTGAACCCATTGAAGTGTCCACTCCAGTTGGAGAATCAGTTATAGTAAGGTGCATCTATAAGGGATGTCCAGTCAAAGTGCATCATCGTCTTACTGTAGCAGACTTAGTAGAATTGGAGATGTTAGACTTCGATGTGAtcatgggcatggattggttagagTCATGTTATGCCAAAGTGGGTTGTAGAACCAAAATAGTAAGTTTTGAATTTCCTGGTGAACTAGTCTTAGAATGGAAGGGTGATGTAGTAGCGCCTaggggtaggtttatttcctatcttaaagtCAGAAAGATGATCTCCAAGGGATATATCTATCACCTGGTTCGAGTTAAGGATGCAGATGCTCGGATCCCCACTCTCCAGTCGGTACCAATTGTAAATGAGTTTCCAGAAGTGTTTCCTGAAGATCTCCCTGGAATTCCTCCCGATAGagagattgactttggaattgatCTACTTCCAAGCACTAAGCCAATATCTATTCCGCCTTACAGAATGActccagcagagttgaaagagttaaaagtCCAGTTGAAAGACCTTCTAGATAAGGGATTTATAATGccaagtgtctcaccttggggcgcaccggtcttgtttgtccgaaagaaggatgggtcgttgcgtatgtgcattgactatcgtcagttgaataaagtcaccatcaagaacaagtaccctcttCCCAGaatagatgatttatttgatcaacttcagggtgcccagTGTTATTCCAAGATTGACCTCAGATCgggataccatcagttgaaggtTAAGGAAGTCGATATTCCAAAAATAGCTTTtaggactcgatatgggcattttgaatttttggtaatGTCATTCGGTTTAACGAATGcaccagcagctttcatggaccTTATGAATAGGGTCTTCAagccttatcttgatttgtttgttatcgtgtttattgatgacatcttgatttatTCCCGTAGCGAGACTGACCGTGCCGAACATCTCAGAGTTGTGTTGCAGACACTGCAAGATCACAAgctatatgcaaaattttctatgtgtgaattctggttgaaatcAGTAGCGTTTTTGGGCCATGTCATTTCAGGGGAAGGCGTGAAGGTGGACTCTAAGAAAATAGAGGCAGTGAAtaattggcctagacccacctCAATATCCGATATAAGAAGTTTCTTGGGTCTAGCAGGCTATTATAGGCGTttcgtagagggattttcttctatCTCGTCCCCTTTGACTAGATTAACTCAGAAGAAAGTCAAGTTTCAATGGTCGGACGCATGCGAGAAAAGTTTTGAGGAGTTAAAGAAGAGATTGACTTCAGCTCAAGTCCTGACACTACCAGAAGGAACCGAAGGGTTCgttgtttattgtgatgcttcaggggTTGGTCTTGGGTGTGTATTAATACAACACGGTAAAGTCATAGCCTACGCGTCGAGACAGCTTAAggctcacgagaagaattatccgactcATGACCTTGAATTAGCAGCTGTGGTGTTTGCGCttaagatttggcgccattatttgtatggggtacaTGTTGACATTtttacagatcacaagagtctccagtacatcttcaagcaaagagAATTAAATCTACGTCAGAGAAGGTGGCTCGAATTACTTAAGGATTACGATGTTGATATCCTCTATCATCCGGGGAAAGCAAATGTTGTAGTCGATGCTCTCAGTCGGCGTTCTATGGGGAGCTTAGCTCATGTTGAGGCAGACAAGCGAACTATGATAAAGGAAGTCCATCGCCTAGCAAATCTAGGAGTTCGACTTTTGGACTCCGAAGATGGTGGCATTGTTCTCCAAAACAGGGCTGAAtcctccttagtagccgaagtAAAAGAAAAACAGTTTAGTGATTCCTACTTATTGCAGCTGAAGGAAGGAATTCACAAACACAAGACTATGGCTTTTGAACAAGGGGAGATGATGGCACCGTACGAAGCTCTGTATAggcgaaggtgtagatcaccaattggttggttcgaagtCGGAGAAGCGGAGTTGTTAGGACCTGATTTGGTctatcaggccatggagaaagtcaattTAATACAAAGGCATTTGAAGACGGCTCAAAgtcgccaaaagtcctattcggacGTACGGCATAgagacttagagttccaagttgatgattgggtgtttctgaaagtatcgcccatgaaaggcgttatgagatttgggaagaaggagaAACTTAGTCCCCGCTATATTGGTCCATATAGAATCCTGCGAAGGATCAGACATGTGACTTTtgagttagaattgccacaaGAACTAGATGATGTAcacctagtgtttcatgtgtccatgttgaagAAATTCATGGGAGACCCGTCACTTGTGGTTCCTACGGAGATTATAGGGGTTAAGGACAACCTGTCTTATGAGGAAATTCCAGTGGCTATTCttgaccgacaaatccgcaagctcaGAACTAAGGAAATTGCTTCCGTAAAAGTGCTTTGGAGGAATCAAAAGGTTGAAGAGGCTACATTGGAAGCCGAGGGGGACATGAAGTCCAAATATCCCCATCTCTTTGAAGAGCAAAAGGAAAACGTGGAAGGTAATTAA
- the LOC104237029 gene encoding epoxide hydrolase 3-like, which produces MEQIEHKYVEVNGIKLHVAEIGSGNSPVVVFLHGFPEIWYTWRYQMIAVAKAGYRAIAPDFRGYGLSDQPPEPEKTTFLDFASDTLALLDALGICKAFLIGKDFGSIVISRFVNLYEERVSGFIVMGVPFWPPHPLKFKEDLPEGFYISRWGDILNSFQEPGRAEVDFGRLDAKTVVRNVYILFSRSEVPIANENQEIMDIVQPSTPLPPWFSEKDLAAYGALYENSGFKTALQVPYRSLHEQINITDPTVHVPALFIEGKKDYVLKFPGMEDYINGELKTLVPNLETASLPEGNHFVQEQLPDQVNQLVLDFLTKNSKPQ; this is translated from the exons ATGGAACAAATAGAGCATAAATATGTTGAAGTGAATGGGATAAAGCTTCATGTAGCTGAAATTGGAAGTGGAAATTCCCCAGTTGTGGTGTTCTTGCATGGATTTCCTGAAATATGGTATACTTGGAGGTATCAAATGATAGCTGTGGCCAAAGCTGGTTACAGAGCTATTGCACCCGATTTCAGAGGATACGGGTTGTCGGATCAGCCACCCGAACCCGAGAAAACCACCTTTCTTGATTTTGCCAGTGACACCCTTGCACTTCTTGATGCTCTTGGCATCTGTAAG GCTTTTCTCATTGGTAAAGACTTTGGATCTATTGTCATTTCTCGTTTTGTCAATCTCTATGAGGAGAGAGTCTCTGGATTTATTGTTATGGGAGTGCCATTTTGGCCCCCACATCCTCTCAAGTTTAAAGAAGACCTCCCTGAAGGCTTCTATATTTCAAGATGGGG AGATATCTTAAATTCTTTCCAGGAGCCTGGGAGAGCTGAGGTTGATTTTGGTCGCCTCGACGCTAAAACAGTAGTGAGGAATGTATACATTCTTTTCTCCAGAAGTGAAGTACCAATAGCCAATGAAAATCAGGAAATCATGGATATTGTGCAACCTTCAACCCCTCTACCCCCTTGGTTCTCTGAGAAAGACTTGGCTGCATATGGAGCTTTGTATGAGAATTCTGGATTCAAAACTGCATTGCAGGTTCCCTACAG GTCATTGCATGAACAAATCAACATTACAGATCCAACAGTTCACGTTCCAGCGCTGTTTATCGAGGGCAAGAAGGATTATGTCCTCAAATTTCCAGGAATGGAAGACTACATTAATGGAGAACTTAAAACTTTAGTACCTAATCTGGAGACGGCCTCTTTGCCAGAAGGAAACCATTTTGTTCAAGAACAACTACCTGACCAGGTTAATCAACTCGTGCTCGACTTCCTTACTAAGAATAGTAAGCCTCAGTAA
- the LOC104247971 gene encoding epoxide hydrolase 2-like has protein sequence MEQIEHKYVEVNWLNLHVAETGSGNSPVVVFLHGFPEIWYTWRYQMIAVAEAGFRAIAPDFRGHGLSDQPPEPEKTTFLDLANDTLALLDALGISKAFLIGKDFGSAVISLFILLHGERVSGFITMGVPFLPPQPFKYTEYLPEGFYISRWREPGRAEADFGRLDAKTVVRNIYILFSRSEIPIANEKQEIMDIVQPSTPLPPWFSEEDLEIYGALYEKSGFQTALQVPYRSLLEQANIKDPRVHIPALFIVGDKDYFLKFPGVKDYISGGLKSLVPNLQMANLPEGTHFVQEQLPDEVNQLVLDFLTRNSQS, from the exons ATGGAACAAATAGAGCACAAATACGTTGAAGTAAATTGGCTAAATCTTCATGTAGCTGAAACCGGAAGTGGGAATTCCCCGGTTGTGGTGTTCTTGCATGGATTTCCTGAAATATGGTATACTTGGAGGTACCAAATGATAGCTGTGGCCGAAGCTGGTTTCAGAGCTATTGCACCCGATTTCAGAGGACACGGGTTATCGGATCAGCCACCCGAGCCCGAGAAAACCACTTTTCTTGACTTGGCTAATGACACCCTTGCACTTCTTGATGCTCTTGGCATCTCTAAG GCTTTTCTCATTGGCAAAGACTTCGGATCTGCTGTCATTTCCCTATTTATCCTTCTCCACGGGGAGAGAGTCTCTGGATTTATTACCATGGGAGTACCATTCTTGCCCCCACAACCTTTCAAGTACACTGAATACCTCCCTGAAGGCTTCTATATTTCGCGATGGAGG GAACCTGGTAGAGCTGAAGCTGATTTTGGTCGCCTTGACGCTAAAACAGTAGTGAGGAACATCTACATTCTTTTTTCTAGAAGTGAAATACCAATAGCCAATGAAAAGCAGGAAATCATGGACATTGTGCAACCTTCGACCCCTCTACCCCCTTGGTTCTCTGAGGAAGACCTGGAAATATATGGAGCTTTGTATGAGAAATCTGGTTTCCAGACTGCATTGCAGGTTCCCTATAG GTCACTGCTTGAACAAGCCAACATTAAAGATCCAAGAGTTCATATTCCGGCACTGTTTATTGTGGGTGACAAGGATTATTTCCTCAAATTTCCAGGAGTCAAAGACTACATAAGTGGAGGACTCAAAAGTTTAGTCCCTAATCTGCAGATGGCTAACTTGCCAGAAGGAACCCATTTTGTTCAAGAACAATTACCTGACGAGGTCAATCAACTCGTGCTTGACTTCCTTACGAGGAATAGCCAATCTTGA